AAAAACGAAAAAGGATTTAATTATAATATTTGACTTGTTTCTGTCGCAAAAAGTGATGGGCCCGTCCCCCCctgtccctccccctccgcGGTTCCTGTACAAAGTCGATTATGAAAAGACGAACCTAGACATAGAAAGTATATGCCGATCCATACTGAAACATCGACTTAACAAAAATACACCAGCGTATCCTCGAATCGAAGAGGTGACATAACTAACACTTATCGCTTCCCTTCAAGAACCAGTGACCAGGCAGGCGGCAGAACGTAACACAGTCAAACAAGACGATAAAGACGCCAAAAACACCATAGAACCGAGCAAGATAGTGGTGCTGCCCGACGTAGCGATTAAAGGTACTGACCCGTCTAACATGCAAGTGAAGGAGTTACAGGGGAAGAAGAGCAAAGGGCTGTGGCTAGCTGTCCATATTCCCGACAAAGCTAACGTAGGTAGACCGCTGAAGATCATCGCCACCAAAAACGCTGCTAACGATTTGGAGCGGGTGGTTGGTCCAAACAAGGAGACGCTTTTCAAGGAGCTGCAGACGATTATTGGCGTTGATGCGGACACTCTGAGAGAAATGCTCAAGGCTGGTGAGATACAAAATGACAAGTTAAAGCATCGACCAGTACAccatgacgatgacgatgacagtgatgatgatgaagaaaaagaggatgatgatgatgatgataatgatgatgatgacacaaagaatagtgatgatgacaagGAAGGAGAAAGCGACGAGAATGACAAGAAGCAGGGGGATGCTGACAACGAAGACAAAGAAGACAGTGGAGATCAGGACAATAATTGTGATGATACAGAAAACCaggataaagatgatgatgatgacagcaAGGATGATAATAAAGATGATGACAAAGATGAAGACGCGGATGAAGATGAGGATCATCCCAGAAAGAACAAGCCACGTGTTTCTaagataaaagataaaaacaaggtCCTAATGGATGTGCTAAAATCAGCTGCCAACAAAAATTGTCGTCCGAAGAATGATAAAACTGTCATGCTACCATGGGCATTGAATGGGAGCCGAGCAGAACCACCAAAATTAGCGATAAATGAGATTCCGGTGAGTGATATAAATGAAACTACAGATGCGCAGTCAAGTGGTTATACAGCTTTAGAGGATTTCCTAAACAACAAGCAGACAAGACTCCCAGATCAGGACATTCAGAATCCATGCACTAAAATAACACATCCCCTGATGGCAAAGATCTGCAACAAAGTACAGCAGCAAAAACAGAAGAAACATCGTTATCATCGgcgccattatcatcatcatcatcatcatcgtcgtcgacatcatcatcactctcGTCCCGAGGTTCCAGACTATAGCTACGGCCATACTAAGTACTACCTTCACCTGAAGAAGCTGATGGAGAAATATATGGACAAGACGACTAACTTAAAAGAGCGTCAGATACTGAACCAGATAAACCTCCTTCTGAGCGATCAACTCCGCGCTGCGCCGGACGGCATGGTTCATATGTACACGGATAGAACCACTCCGACTAAATACGCACCAGGAATCAATAATCTGCTGAATAAAGTGGCCGGGGGGATTGGAGAGGAGTCCCAAGGTGCTCCGCAAGCTGACGATAGCCAACTCGATGACAGCGCGTACAACGGTCATGTGATCAAGATACCGCATGGTGGAGGTACTGGGTCTGAGGTGATGTCATCATCTCAAGCAAACGTGTTGAATAGCATTATTCACACCAAGTTGGGGGAGGATACAAATAACGCCGGTTTGAACATGAAGATGCTAAAGGAGGAGCTAGGTGAGGTGATTTACGCATTCGCAGCACAGTGTCAAGTTCATACTATATGCTAATATAGTGTATTCAAGTAAGGTTAAGATAAATACCTTTAAGCTAACAGGAATTAGGGGCTGATGGTAGCGGTCTTCTCAGTGAAGTCGAACATTTATATTGGGAACATTTGTGTTGGGATTTATAGAGGAAAACCCCATCTGCCCCCTTAAGCAAGTGCATGAAAAGGCTGAGGCTCTGACTTGAAAAACGTTACGCTAATAGCTCTGTCTAAAAACCGGTTCTAGGATGGGGGACATATCAGCCAAACAGATTAGGTTAAAATAAGGGGGAGATTACATTATCACATATCTAAACCTGGTGATAAATGGCATGCGTGTTTACACACTTGATGTTGATAACACGATGTTCCCAGGTCGAACCAACAGTGAGCTCGAGGAAGCCGAGAAGGAGAAGGCTGAAGACGCAGCCATCATGAAGAAATATATGTACAAGACCTCACGCTCGTCAGGGGGACCCTTCATCAAGTGGAGCGACATGCAGAAGGTTGCAGAGGAGAAGGTCAATGGCCAACAAGTGACGGTACTAAACCAAAACCAGGTGAACGTCAAGAACAACGAGCTCCCGGAGAGTAACCCGGATGTGCCTTCTATGGGGGGCTTTGTCCGAGGCCGACTGGGAAGCTTCTACAGAAGTCAGGGTAGAACAAACG
The sequence above is a segment of the Nematostella vectensis chromosome 2, jaNemVect1.1, whole genome shotgun sequence genome. Coding sequences within it:
- the LOC116620041 gene encoding MATH and LRR domain-containing protein PFE0570w isoform X3, translating into MRGTLLLLFALVAHGGSVFGDNVESQADAMARAIESESKLVEAQSDAMVGAINAKARTVDSAEAEQKFERASQKTENVMDSAEQAVEDKASKAEEKQNRAEDKMEALSKKVERIANTDSSNSTTARDSRPVILGSEPVTRQAAERNTVKQDDKDAKNTIEPSKIVVLPDVAIKGTDPSNMQVKELQGKKSKGLWLAVHIPDKANVGRPLKIIATKNAANDLERVVGPNKETLFKELQTIIGVDADTLREMLKAGEIQNDKLKHRPVHHDDDDDSDDDEEKEDDDDDDNDDDDTKNSDDDKEGESDENDKKQGDADNEDKEDSGDQDNNCDDTENQDKDDDDDSKDDNKDDDKDEDADEDEDHPRKNKPRVSKIKDKNKVLMDVLKSAANKNCRPKNDKTVMLPWALNGSRAEPPKLAINEIPVSDINETTDAQSSGYTALEDFLNNKQTRLPDQDIQNPCTKITHPLMAKICNKVQQQKQKKHRYHRRHYHHHHHHRRRHHHHSRPEVPDYSYGHTKYYLHLKKLMEKYMDKTTNLKERQILNQINLLLSDQLRAAPDGMVHMYTDRTTPTKYAPGINNLLNKVAGGIGEESQGAPQADDSQLDDSAYNGHVIKIPHGGGTGSEVMSSSQANVLNSIIHTKLGEDTNNAGLNMKMLKEELGRTNSELEEAEKEKAEDAAIMKKYMYKTSRSSGGPFIKWSDMQKVAEEKVNGQQVTVLNQNQVNVKNNELPESNPDVPSMGGFVRGRLGSFYRSQGRTNDAKF